In the Prionailurus viverrinus isolate Anna chromosome A3, UM_Priviv_1.0, whole genome shotgun sequence genome, AGGCTTGGGCACATTTTACAGCTGGGACTCAGCtactatttaatttcttaaaaaaaaaaaaaaatgctcccttTGGTTAGGGTgaagtttgctttgttttatgtAACTGAAAGCAAACAGACACCAGCTGGTTTTCCTGGAGAGGACCCAGGATGGCAAGCGTGGACGCTGGTTCCCATTCACTCCAGGCTGGAGGGCCCCCAAACCAGCCTCAAGAGGCAGGCGTTTACATGACCTTAAATCTCCAGGCTTCACCATTTAGTGACTCAGTCAATCCTGGCCGTGCAGTCTCAGGCACCACTTTCTCCATGGAGAGCTTGCTCCTTGTCAATAATCATGTGATAAAATTGtaagagagaaatggaaggcTGTGGGGCAGTAgttagagaatgagagaatgcCATAGAGCTATCTGTCCCGGTGTACTTAATGTTAATTACATGTGTTTTTCATGCACACAGACTTTTCAGCAGGGAAAGGTGGGCAAGGTTTATGGAGTTTTATATATTCCGTGCTCCCCCCACAGGGCCACATATTCCAGGACAAGCAAGGCATTAGCATTTTCCTAATGTTCTCGCTCTAGATCCACTTAATTCCATTTGcaaggtggcggggggggggggcatgttgTGTGCCTTCAGgtgatgtagaaactgaggccgGGTTCTTGGGGTCTTCACTACGGGTTAAGTGAGTTGCCCAAGGTCCCAGAGCTGGTTTGCAAGAACAAATTGGTACTAAGATGCCCCTCATCTGCCAACGCCACAGGCAGTGATTCTTGATCCAGGGAGATTTTGTCCCCAAGGGAACACGTGGCAATGTGTGGAGATGGTTATGATTGTCACAGTCTGGAGGGATGGGAGAGcgctactggcatctggtgggtagaggccagagacgCTGCTAAACTTCCTGCAATGCTCAAGACGGTCTCCGCTCCACCACGACGGCACAGAATTACCCACAATGTCAAGTGAAGAGAGTTAGAAACTCTGCAAGGTCAATAGAGAAAATGATGGGGTGGGGAGCCTCTTTGACTCCTCTTtgcgtgtgcacatgcgtgtgcatgtgtgtgtgtttgtgtgtgggggtgtgttaaaaagaaatactaggggtgcctggctggcaccAGTTGGTATAGCCAgtgactcttgatcatggggttgtaagtttgagccccacgttgcatgtagagattacttaatatctttaaagagagagagagagagagagagagagaaatactagATCAGAGGCCAGAAGGGAGCATTAGAAGTATGCTAAGCTCTTGCTACTCAAAATGTTGTCCCTAGACCAGCTCAGCTGGGAgcatgttagaaatgcagactcttgggaggcctgggtggctcagtcggttaagcatctgacttcggcccaggtcatgatctcagtttgtgggctcgagccctgcatcgggctctgtgctgacagcttggagcctggagcctgcttcagattctgtgtctccctctctctctgcccctccccagctcatgctcacactctgtctctgtcaaaaataaataaacttaaaaaaaagaaatgcagactctcaggccccactccagactTAATTGAGTCAGAACCTCCCTTTTAACAATGTCCCAGGTGATTTATGGGCTCATTAAAGTTGAGAAAGGTAAGTTCTGGTTCACCCCAGGCTAGACAGCCCTCAATCCCATCCCGAGAGATGTGCATTTATCTTGGCCTCACACCTCACCAGGGGCCAGTCCCAGAATCCCCATCACCCCGGTCAGGGGTTCAGGGCCTGCCGTCATTCTCCCCCACATCTGACCTGTGCCCCTTTCTTTGATTTTCACGCGATTCCTAGTGTTGGAGAAGAGCACATCTGGGCCGGCTTATTATAAcctttcccatttttctccatgcctcccctgctccccacaggCCTACATCCTGCTGGGACAGTTCCTCCTGATGCACAAGAATGAAGCTGAGTTTCAGAAGTGGCTCATTTGCTGTTGCGGCGCCACCGAGTATGAGGCCCAGGAGAGTTCTAACTGTCTGAAGGAGTGGTGTTCCTGCTTCCTGTGAACACACGTCCCCTTGCTCTGATGCCTGGGTAAACGACATGTTCTGTACTGATACCCAGGCTTGGGGgtcattattttttgttcttttttgttagtttttactttagagagagagcgcaagtaggggacaggggcagagggagagagagaatcctaagcaggctccctgctcaacgcagagcctgatgcggggctcgatcccacgaccctgggatcatgacctgagccaaaattgagagttgatgctcaatcagctgagccacccaggcaccctacttttgtttttaactttaaggATACACAGTCATTATACCAAGCAGTACAAGAATGTATAAAAGAGAACAAACGAAAGACAAGTGATCCTCAAATTGACCACCTAAAAACAATTGTCATTCACCTTACATGAATATCATGCCAAATATTTCAGCATATGGATTATTTTAGAATCGGTTACTTTAAGTTTGAAGCCAGTGTATTGATTATCTATTGCCACATAGCAGAGGAACCCAAAGCATAGCAGCTTAAAACAAGCCATTTTATCTCACGCAGTTGTTTGGCTGGGTGTTTCTGTCTCTGGGTCTTCCATGAGGGTGAAAACCATCAGCTGGACTGCAGTCATCGGagggcttgactggggctggagaatCCACTTCTAAGATGTTGTACTCATGTGGCTGTCAACTGGAGTCCTCAGTTGCTCTTTAAATAGGCCTCTCTATGGGGCTACTCATGGAGTGGCATCTAACTTCCTCCAAAGCAGCTGACCCAAGAGGGAGTAAGAGGGCAAGCAGGAAGTGCAATGCCTTTTATGACCTTGTCTCTGATTCACACTATGTCACTTCTGtcttattctatttttagaaGCAAGTCATTAAGTCCTCAAGAGAAGAGAATTAAACTGTCTTGAAACAGCAACTAATATGCAGACATATTTTTAAGAGCATTGTAGTCTGATTTCTGAGGTATAGTTTATATTCAGGAAAACTTGCCCTTTTTAGGTGTGTAGTTCTGTGGCTTTTGACAAATGCGTTGTCCCCAAACCACTACCAGAATCAAGATGGAGAGcactttcatcaccccaaagagtTCCCTGGTACCTCCCCATAGTCATCCCTGtggccctccccagcccctgccaacaAATGATCTGGTTTTTGTCCTCATAGTTTTGACATTTCCAGAAAGCCAAATAAATGTAATCACATAATATGTACCTTttgtgtgactggcttctttcacttggaatAATTCAGTTGAGATGAACCCATTAAACAGGCCTTTTAAATTCAAGAAAATGTCGGCAGGTGGTATTGGAGCCTGGCCCCATATGCTGTTGGCATTCACTGTTCTAGTACGGTCCAGTAACTTCCTTCAGTAAGCACCTGAGTACCCTTTGCCAGAGGGTATCTCTAGCTGCAGGAGTAGGGTCTACCCAtgcacagggcagggagggagtgcCAGGGAGTCAACACCCACTCATGGGTGGAAGCGGCAGTTGCCCTTTGGATGGGACAGCTCTGAGGTGGTATCCTCCAGCTCCCCAGTGGGACTCAGCCAGTTGCTCACAGAGGCCCCCCGCCCTTTAACACCTCtggcatttgctttcttttcttccctataTTGCTTTCCCACTCTGCTGCCGGGGTTTCTTGGGATCACCcctcatgaaatatttaaattttagtatcaGTCTTCTTCTGGAAGAACCCAACTTAAGACAAAAGTgctagaatttaattttatttggacagaagaaaaaaatggaactgaAAGAATTTTTGAACCgcactgcatttttttcttcattactaGACATCATCACTTCTACATCAATTTCTTCTGAGCATAAAGAATAATATGGGGGAAACAGTAACAGGGAGGTTAGTatcattaagtttattttaaactttaattttctaTGTTAGATGGTGTGAAttcccattaaaaaaagtaataaaagtaaaaagaaattagcactcttatttcttccctctcatttttaaaaataggttttagtattatttttaacttgtcaAGGTCTATAGAATTTACATTCTTCCCATAAGCATAATCCCTGCAGTTGCTTAGTCTTAGTTGTATATTTAAGAGGTTATAAATCATTGTtggcataattattttaagaattataacttttggagcacctggttggctcagtcagttaagcatccaacccttgaccttggctcaggtcatgatatcacagtttgtaagattgaTGACCGCatcatgttctgtgctgacagcctgcttgggatcctctctctccctcactctctgtccctcctctgcttgctttctttctttctctctctctctctcaaaataaaaatttaaaaaaaaactttaaaaatcataactTTGTCACTCctgaattctttttctgaaaCATCTCTCTGTTGGTTGAGTTGGATGATTATATTAGTCAGAAAAGGTTAGAttatgctgctgtaacaaacaatcCCCCAAAGCTCAGTGATTTAGTCAACAAATCTTGATTATTCTTTTAGGCTTCATATCCAGTATATGCCATCACAAGGGCTCTGTCTGTTATAATCACTGTGAGAGTTAGGTAGATGGAGATTCTTTTTCAATACATGCTTCCATGAGTATCACAGCATTGGGAAGGTACCATGGTGGATTACACACTGTATTTCATATCCTCTACCCAGTGTGATCTATTCCACTTATGTTCACATTTCATTGGTCAAAACAAATCACATGGTCATACCTAACTCCAAAGGGTCATAGACTCTTCTGAACTCAGGAGCAGATTTGGTGACAGCACTAATCAAGACCACAGTCATCAGTTGGGTTCAATATTTTTTCCTGGGTGCCTCACAGGTGTTACATTTCCTAAGTTCATAGTATGATTGGGATATTTCCACTGAGGTCCGTTTAGCTCTTTCTAGCTCTGCTTCTCTAGCTGTCCCCAAGAAGAGGTCAAGAAGAATTCCAGGTGAGCCAGCTGGCTGGCCCAAAGACTTAAACAACTCCATCTTGGagtgcatgggtggttcagttggttaagtacccaagtcttgatttcagctcagatcatgatcttggtttgtgagactgagtcctgcaccaggctctgcgctgacatcatagagtctgcttgggattgtctctctccctctctctctgcccctccttcctctctcaaaaataaataaataaataaataaataaataaacatttaaataaataaatatcttcctCTTCTAAGACCTCAGGTTCTGACTATCCAGAGCCCTTCCCTTGCTCCCTCCTGCACAGCCCACCATTGGGTTAATTCTCTACTAAAATAGTCATGGGATTTAGAAGTCACTCATTTTCTAAGACAAGAGCTGGGTGGCTCtagggaaaggaaaatgggaagtAGTCTTGTCCTTCATTCTATTTTCACACACTTCCCATATTGCTGAAATTTGTCCCTTTAATCAGGTTGATGTCTGGGATCATGTAGGAGGATTAGGGAGCTGAGAAACCTGAGGAGATGGTCTTCCAAGACTAAGCAGCCTCTACAAAGGGACCCTAGCACAGATATTGAAGTTCAGAGTAGTTGTTCTCTGTGTTATGTAACTGGAGGGACACTGAGGATGAACCCTGCTCCCCACAATTTTCTCTACAGCCATTCATTCCCTTGTGTTGATTTTAGTCTTTCTCACAGATAAAATTATTGCCTTCAATTCTTCACTTCTCTCTGCAATTTTCCACCTTTGCCAGATGATTTTACGGTCCCTCCCACTAGAGGCAAAGTAACTCCCAGACTCTTAGACTTGGACATGTGACTTACTCTGGCCAATGGTATGAGTCTCGAATGACAGCATGCCAGTTCTGAGATTCACTGTGCATTTCCACGTGCTCTCGCATGCCTCTGTCAACACCAAGAGAAGAGCTATCTCCTTGGATAACTGCTGCCTGAATCCTAGAATGAACCCCAGTGAAGCTGATCTGAGCCCAACTTGCAGCAAGGACCTGAGGCCAGCCAGACCTGCAGCTTGATGCAAAGCTGCCCATCAGAACCCACCCTGGATCAGCCAACCCTCAGCTGACTCAAATGTGTGAGCAAAAATAAAGGATTGCTGTTCAAAGCCACTAATATTTGAGAAAGTTTGCTATGCAGAAGTATCTAACTGATACATTCCTTCCAGTCTAATGTGTCCTTACCCTGCCAAAGGGTGCTTTAGATAGAGTCCAGGGTGGGCAAAAGAATATTGCCTCTGAAGGCAGCCAGACATGGGTGCGAATTCCAGCTCTGCCAATCAGCACCTTATCCTGGGtgagctacttaacctctctgagccttggtttcttcatctgtaaaataagggcaGGAAGGTAATTACCTTGCTTCAAAGGCTGGATTAATTGAAATAGTGTAGGTTAGGTACATGGTTCCTAAGAGAAGCTCTGGCTCTGTTCTTAGGGTTCTCCTCTGAGCCTGATGTTCTGAGTGCTTGGTCGTTATGATACTTGGAACAGAATTCATAGCTATGAGGTGGGAGGGAGCCCAGCTACCAGCTTATCTAATTCTGTTCCAGTAGACAAGTACAGGACACTGTATACCATACACTCT is a window encoding:
- the BANF2 gene encoding barrier-to-autointegration factor-like protein, whose amino-acid sequence is MNHMSPRLRAFLSEPIGEKDVAWVDGISHELAINLVTKGFNKAYILLGQFLLMHKNEAEFQKWLICCCGATEYEAQESSNCLKEWCSCFL